A window of the Lolium perenne isolate Kyuss_39 chromosome 7, Kyuss_2.0, whole genome shotgun sequence genome harbors these coding sequences:
- the LOC127312010 gene encoding ATP-dependent zinc metalloprotease FTSH 2, chloroplastic, with protein MAPSMSLAAKGLLPFAALPSSGRPVSVTASLEHKPSDSKRKLLKLALGGVGLPALLSAKKALADDQGVSSSRMSYSRFLEYLDKDRVKKVDLFENGTIAIVEAISPELGNRVQRVRVQLPGLSQELLQKLREKNIDFAAHNQQEDSGSLLFNLIGNLAFPLILIGGLFLLSRRGSGGMGGPNGPGFPLGFGQSKAKFQMEPNTGVTFDDVAGVDEAKQDFMEVVEFLKKPERFTAVGARIPKGVLLVGPPGTGKTLLAKAIAGEAGVPFFSISGSEFVEMFVGVGASRVRDLFKKAKENAPCIVFVDEIDAVGRQRGTGIGGGNDEREQTLNQLLTEMDGFEGNTGIIVVAATNRADILDSALLRPGRFDRQVSVDVPDVRGRTEILKVHGSNKKFDTDVSLEVIAMRTPGFSGADLANLLNEAAILAGRRGRTGISSKEIDDSIDRIVAGMEGTVMTDGKSKSLVAYHEVGHAVCGTLTPGHDPVQKVTLVPRGQARGLTWFIPMDDPTLISRQQLFARIVGGLGGRAAEEIIFGDSEVTTGAAGDLQQITGLAKQMVVTFGMSDIGPWSLMDGAQSGDVIMRMMARNSMSEKLALDIDSAIKQLSDQAYEIALQQIRDNRVAMDKIVEVLLEKETLSGDEFRAILSEFTEIPVENQIPPTPQAAVPV; from the exons ATGGCGCCATCCATGAGCCTCGCCGCGAAAGGGCTGCTCCCCTTCGCGGCGCTCCCCTCAAGCGGGCGCCCAGTGTCCGTGACCGCTTCACTGGAGCACAAGCCAAGCGACTCCAAgaggaagctcctgaagctcgcgcTCGGAGGCGTCGGGCTGCCCGCCTTGCTGAGCGCCAAGAAGGCCCTCGCCGATGACCAGGGCGTTTCTTCCTCGAGGATGTCCTACTCGAGGTTCCTCGAGTACCTCGACAAGGACAGGGTGAAGAAGGTCGACCTGTTCGAGAACGGCACGATCGCCATCGTCGAGGCGATCTCTCCCGAGCTCGGCAACCGCGTGCAGAGGGTTCGCGTGCAGCTTCCCGGTCTTAGCCAGGAGCTTCTCCAGAAGCTGAGGGAGAAGAACATCGATTTTGCGGCGCACAACCAGCAGGAGGACTCTGGTTCCCTGCTGTTCAACCTTATTGGGAACCTGGCCTTCCCGCTTATCCTCATCGGCGGTCTGTTCTTGCTGTCGAGAAGAGGATCAGGTGGCATGGGTGGGCCTAATGGCCCTGGGTTTCCCCTTGGTTTTGGCCAGTCCAAAGCCAAGTTCCAGATGGAGCCCAACACCGGTGTTACGTTCGATGATGTTGCTGGTGTTGACGAGGCGAAGCAAGACTTCATGGAAGTCGTTGAGTTCTTGAAGAAGCCAGAGAGGTTCACCGCTGTTGGTGCCCGCATTCCTAAGGGTGTGCTGCTTGTTGGTCCTCCTGGAACTGGTAAGACTTTGCTCGCCAAGGCGATCGCAGGGGAGGCTGGCGTGCCGTTTTTCTCGATATCGGGATCTGAGTTTGTGGAGATGTTTGTTGGTGTCGGTGCCTCCCGTGTCCGTGATCTTTTCAAGAAGGCCAAGGAGAATGCTCCTTGCATAGTGTTTGTTGATGAAATTGATGCCGTTGGAAGGCAGAGAGGAACCGGTATTGGTGGTGGGAATGATGAAAGGGAGCAGACTCTCAATCAGCTGTTGACTGAGATGGATGGCTTTGAGGGGAACACTGGAATCATTGTTGTTGCTGCCACCAACAGGGCTGACATCTTGGATTCTGCTTTACTTAGACCTGGACGCTTTGACAGACAG GTGAGTGTTGATGTTCCTGATGTACGTGGAAGGACTGAGATTCTAAAGGTGCACGGTAGCAACAAGAAGTTTgataccgatgtttctcttgagGTCATAGCAATGAGAACACCTGGGTTCAGTGGAGCAGACTTAGCGAATCTTTTGAATGAAGCAGCCATACTAGCAGGCCGACGTGGGAGGACAGGAATTTCCTCGAAGGAGATTGACGATTCAATCGACAGAATAGTGGCTGGCATGGAAGGAACTGTCATGACAGATGGGAAGAGCAAAAGCCTTGTTGCGTACCATGAAGTTGGGCATGCAGTTTGCGG AACTTTGACGCCTGGCCATGACCCCGTCCAAAAGGTTACATTGGTTCCAAGAGGTCAAGCTCGTGGTCTCACCTGGTTCATTCCTATGGATGACCCGACGCTCATCTCTAGGCAGCAACTCTTTGCCAGAATCGTTGGTGGTCTTGGTGGTAGAGCTGCTGAGGAGATCATCTTTGGAGATTCTGAGGTGACCACTGGAGCTGCTGGTGACTTGCAGCAGATTACTGGCTTAGCGAAGCAG ATGGTGGTCACATTCGGCATGTCAGACATCGGTCCATGGTCTCTGATGGATGGAGCGCAGAGCGGGGATGTCATCATGAGAATGATGGCGAGAAACTCCATGTCTGAGAAGCTCGCACTGGACATCGATTCAGCCATTAAGCAGTTGTCAGACCAGGCCTACGAGATCGCTCTGCAACAGATCAGGGACAACCGTGTGGCTATGGACAAGATCGTGGAGGTGCTCCTCGAGAAGGAGACACTGAGCGGCGACGAGTTCCGGGCCATTCTTTCCGAGTTCACAGAGATCCCTGTCGAGAACCAGATTCCTCCAACCCCACAGGCAGCCGTCCCAGTCTAA